The following nucleotide sequence is from Barnesiella viscericola DSM 18177.
AAGAAACTGCTCAAAGAGTACAACCGCAAGTTCTACGACCGATGAGCTGTACAGTTGCGCACTTTAACCCAGATAAATATTAACCCTTTAACGATACAAAAACCTTATGGAAATCAAACCTGGTAAATTTGTGGTTCTCACCTACGACCTCTATGCAGGCGCAGGCGAACCGGAAGAGACATTGATGATGCGTGCCACCGACGAACTGCCCGACCAGTTTGTCTACGGTGTAGACCAGAATATCCTCCCCGCCATGTTGAAACGGCTCGACGGACTCAAAGAGGGCGACAAGTTCGACTTCGTCCTCACCTGCGACGAGGCCTTCGGCGAACGTAACGAAGAGCACGTAATCGAACTCGACAAGGATATTTTCATGGTCGACGGCAAATTCGACGACCAGACCGTATTCGAAGGCAATACCGTGCCCATGATGACTGCCGAGGGCTACCGCATCAACGGCTCGGTGCTGAAAGTGTCGGACGACAAGGTGCTCATGGATTTCAACCACCCGTTGGCCGGTGAGAACCTGCACTACGTGGGCGTAGTGAAACTCGTGCGCGACGCC
It contains:
- a CDS encoding FKBP-type peptidyl-prolyl cis-trans isomerase, whose product is MEIKPGKFVVLTYDLYAGAGEPEETLMMRATDELPDQFVYGVDQNILPAMLKRLDGLKEGDKFDFVLTCDEAFGERNEEHVIELDKDIFMVDGKFDDQTVFEGNTVPMMTAEGYRINGSVLKVSDDKVLMDFNHPLAGENLHYVGVVKLVRDATEEELHPRHSCGCGCGHDHGGCGDGCGDCCDGCH